The following proteins come from a genomic window of Natronosalvus vescus:
- a CDS encoding UPF0058 family protein, translating to MRKQELIHLHALTLEIRAYIVAHETIPADPFEQYDRYGVSPTSIHYSKTRHKESLQLLLEGLHRALDRASSSAIPDADAGSIR from the coding sequence ATGCGAAAACAGGAACTTATCCACCTGCACGCCCTGACACTGGAGATCCGCGCGTACATCGTTGCGCACGAGACGATCCCTGCCGATCCGTTCGAGCAGTACGATCGCTATGGCGTTTCGCCGACGTCGATCCACTACAGCAAAACCCGCCACAAAGAAAGCCTGCAATTGCTCCTCGAGGGACTACACAGGGCGCTCGATCGCGCTTCATCGTCAGCTATTCCCGACGCCGACGCTGGATCTATTCGGTGA
- a CDS encoding CoA transferase subunit A, whose protein sequence is MTHPITGTDHRDGTDDDPSGREKVTDLETAIADSVHDGASVAFGGMGGRDPEAAAREIVRQEKSGLTVLDDARTTLLDIMVGAGCVDEYVGSWVGTSLISQGHNIRNAVENDVPHHLQMRDVSNFGSSLMFLAGAMDVPFVPTRSMLGTDIPEHNDALEIIDDPFGSGDKLTLVPAERPDVAIIHVQRCDPLGNAQIHGNVVNDHLKARAAEHTVITCEEIVSTDEIRESPELTRIPFYTVDAVAEVPFGCHPWHCYGRYYADLPFYREYGLRSQNRDDFLEWVEEWIVPHEDYLEKIGEDRLETLERMEREINDPAEVRR, encoded by the coding sequence ATGACACACCCGATCACTGGCACCGATCACCGAGACGGAACCGATGACGATCCGAGCGGACGCGAGAAGGTCACGGATCTCGAGACCGCAATCGCCGACTCCGTTCACGACGGGGCGAGCGTCGCCTTCGGCGGGATGGGTGGACGCGATCCCGAGGCGGCCGCACGCGAGATCGTCCGTCAGGAGAAGTCCGGACTCACCGTACTCGACGACGCGCGAACGACTCTTCTGGACATCATGGTCGGCGCCGGGTGCGTCGACGAGTACGTCGGCTCCTGGGTCGGAACGAGTCTCATCTCGCAGGGCCACAACATCCGGAACGCCGTCGAGAACGACGTCCCCCACCACCTGCAGATGCGCGACGTCTCGAACTTCGGCTCCTCGTTGATGTTTCTCGCGGGCGCGATGGACGTCCCGTTCGTCCCCACCCGGTCGATGCTCGGCACCGACATTCCCGAACACAACGACGCTCTCGAGATTATCGACGACCCGTTCGGATCCGGTGACAAGCTAACGCTCGTACCCGCGGAACGCCCGGACGTCGCGATCATCCACGTCCAGCGGTGCGATCCGCTCGGGAACGCACAGATCCACGGGAACGTCGTCAACGACCATCTCAAGGCTCGCGCCGCGGAGCACACGGTCATCACCTGCGAGGAGATCGTCTCGACCGATGAGATCCGCGAGTCGCCCGAGTTGACGCGCATCCCGTTCTACACAGTCGATGCCGTCGCCGAGGTGCCGTTCGGCTGTCACCCCTGGCACTGTTACGGCCGCTACTACGCCGACCTACCGTTCTATCGGGAGTACGGCCTCAGATCGCAGAATCGCGACGACTTCCTCGAGTGGGTCGAGGAGTGGATCGTTCCCCACGAGGACTATCTCGAGAAGATCGGTGAAGACCGACTCGAGACGCTCGAGCGGATGGAACGCGAGATCAACGATCCTGCGGAGGTGAGACGATGA
- a CDS encoding ABC transporter ATP-binding protein: protein MAFLEIEDLRKVFGDTVAVDGVSLSVEKGEFVTVVGPSGCGKTTTLLNVAGLQTPTSGSITLRGRDLTNLPAYERDIGVVFQDYALFPHKTIAENIAFGLKMRGASEDERDRKVSEMLSMIDLEGYEASYPHECSGGQQQRVAVARALAFDPDLVLMDEPLSNLDKKLRKTMRTELKRIQRETGITTIYVTHNQTEALSMGDRIAVMNGGELEQFTDPKTAYERPDSPFVADFLGSSSRIDGTLSLGREPEINVDGATLAVEGREGFADGDRVASFFRTELVTLQADRLAGENVFQGTVKSVDYQGRDAVYFVTVPDLETTIQASGNATDRMLEPGDDVWLGIDPSNVIYTPAHGTITSSRDDTSPVEAQ from the coding sequence ATGGCATTTCTTGAGATCGAAGACTTACGAAAGGTGTTTGGCGACACCGTGGCGGTCGATGGCGTCTCGCTATCCGTCGAGAAGGGCGAGTTCGTCACGGTCGTCGGTCCCTCCGGATGCGGGAAAACGACGACGCTGCTCAACGTCGCTGGCCTCCAGACCCCGACCTCGGGTTCGATTACGCTCCGGGGTCGTGACCTCACGAACCTCCCCGCCTACGAACGAGACATCGGCGTCGTCTTTCAGGACTACGCGCTCTTTCCACACAAGACGATCGCCGAAAACATCGCGTTCGGGTTGAAAATGCGTGGCGCCAGCGAGGACGAGCGAGACCGAAAGGTGTCGGAGATGCTCTCGATGATCGACCTCGAGGGCTACGAAGCGTCCTATCCTCACGAGTGTAGCGGTGGCCAACAACAGCGCGTCGCCGTCGCTCGTGCGCTCGCGTTCGACCCCGACCTCGTGTTGATGGACGAACCGCTCTCGAACCTCGACAAGAAGCTCCGCAAAACGATGCGTACCGAACTCAAGCGCATCCAGCGTGAAACCGGTATTACGACGATATACGTCACTCACAATCAGACGGAGGCGCTTTCTATGGGTGACCGAATTGCGGTGATGAACGGCGGAGAACTCGAGCAGTTCACCGATCCGAAAACGGCGTACGAACGACCCGACTCGCCGTTCGTCGCGGACTTCCTCGGGAGCTCGAGTCGAATCGACGGCACGCTTTCACTCGGCAGGGAACCCGAAATCAACGTTGACGGCGCGACGCTTGCCGTCGAGGGCCGCGAAGGGTTTGCCGACGGCGACCGCGTTGCCTCCTTCTTCCGAACTGAACTCGTCACCTTGCAAGCTGATCGTCTCGCGGGAGAGAACGTCTTCCAGGGAACCGTCAAAAGTGTTGACTACCAGGGTCGAGACGCCGTCTACTTCGTCACCGTTCCCGACCTAGAGACGACGATTCAGGCGAGCGGGAACGCCACCGATCGGATGCTCGAACCCGGCGACGACGTGTGGCTCGGGATCGATCCATCGAACGTAATTTACACGCCAGCTCATGGAACAATCACCAGTTCGCGCGACGATACCTCGCCAGTGGAGGCCCAATGA
- a CDS encoding aspartate aminotransferase family protein: MTDDPTTRDRRSRNPTPGTDLGGMFPRVFEKDYVTIVRGEGHTVWDADGNDYLDAISGNQNVAIGHGVPEVAQAAKTQIETLEYTSSMLFANEPAQAFTAKIADFTPDGFEHTWLVSSGSEANESAVKMARQYHVERGNERKYKVISRRRSYHGNTGIAMALSGFPARKSMMEPLYEDFPKAPSAAPYRCELCGGEAGRDCGVRCADAVERLIQDEGPENVAAFIAEPVTGAANAAASPHDGYFERIREICDEYDVLFIVDEVMTGFGRTGENFAIEHWDVTPDIITSAKGMSGGYSPIGATMPHRRVSDVFEGLENGFMHGHTYCFNPTSAAIGLAVLEYIEDHDLVANAREVGAYLGKRCEEFDEYEFVGDVRGKGLMRGLEFVADRVTKEPLAQTGSEFQSALFEAGLDNGILTYPSGSHVDGTRGDHTLITPPLTIDRGVVDELVERMHATVTQVDRELSLSTALD, translated from the coding sequence ATGACAGACGACCCAACGACACGAGACCGACGATCGAGAAACCCGACTCCGGGAACCGACCTCGGCGGCATGTTCCCGCGCGTCTTCGAGAAGGACTACGTCACCATCGTCCGCGGCGAAGGCCACACCGTGTGGGACGCCGACGGCAACGACTACCTCGACGCCATCTCCGGCAACCAGAACGTCGCCATCGGCCACGGCGTCCCCGAGGTCGCACAGGCGGCGAAAACACAGATCGAGACGCTCGAGTACACCTCGAGCATGCTCTTCGCGAACGAGCCTGCTCAGGCATTCACCGCGAAGATCGCGGACTTTACGCCCGACGGATTCGAGCATACGTGGCTCGTCTCGAGCGGCTCTGAGGCCAACGAGAGCGCGGTGAAGATGGCCCGCCAGTACCACGTCGAGCGCGGTAACGAGCGCAAGTACAAGGTGATCTCCAGACGGCGGAGCTACCACGGCAACACCGGCATCGCGATGGCGCTGTCGGGCTTTCCCGCCCGGAAATCGATGATGGAACCGCTGTACGAGGACTTCCCGAAAGCGCCGAGCGCCGCACCCTACCGCTGTGAACTGTGTGGCGGCGAAGCGGGTCGAGACTGCGGTGTCCGCTGTGCAGACGCCGTCGAACGACTCATCCAGGACGAAGGGCCGGAAAACGTCGCCGCGTTCATCGCCGAACCCGTGACGGGTGCAGCGAACGCCGCCGCGAGCCCCCACGACGGCTACTTCGAACGGATCCGGGAGATCTGTGACGAGTACGACGTCCTCTTCATCGTCGACGAAGTGATGACCGGGTTCGGTCGAACCGGAGAGAACTTCGCGATCGAACACTGGGACGTCACCCCCGACATCATCACCAGCGCGAAAGGGATGAGCGGCGGCTACTCACCGATCGGTGCGACGATGCCCCACCGCCGCGTCTCCGACGTGTTCGAGGGGCTCGAGAACGGCTTCATGCACGGCCACACCTACTGTTTCAACCCGACGTCGGCCGCGATCGGGTTGGCCGTCCTCGAGTACATCGAGGATCACGACCTGGTGGCGAACGCCCGGGAAGTCGGAGCGTACCTCGGCAAGCGCTGCGAGGAGTTCGACGAGTACGAATTCGTCGGCGACGTGCGCGGCAAAGGGCTCATGCGGGGCCTCGAGTTCGTCGCCGATCGCGTAACGAAGGAACCGCTCGCTCAGACCGGCAGCGAGTTCCAGTCCGCGTTGTTCGAGGCGGGACTGGACAACGGCATTCTGACCTATCCGAGTGGAAGTCACGTCGACGGAACGCGCGGCGATCACACGCTCATCACGCCACCGCTGACGATCGACCGGGGTGTGGTGGACGAACTCGTCGAACGGATGCACGCGACGGTGACGCAGGTCGATCGGGAACTGTCGCTGTCGACCGCTCTCGATTGA
- a CDS encoding ABC transporter substrate-binding protein, whose protein sequence is MGSDSDEPFVAQVTGGHYIDTYQEQVFSGFEDEHDVEVDVHQISDQFDGYQQIQQGQSDADVSITSANTLYMGADQGVWDSIDPDELENYDNLLETFRNPIYDAGDDVHGVPTVYGTVGMAYNRDELGELDSWEACWDEANDGNITMQGTDFVRVFTTALYLGMDPNDIEENGSYDEGMAAIWESVREQRDLISNYWTTGDEHVRMFSENEAYVGEAWGGRIKAAIDDGHDHLDYVVPEEGAYGWSDNWVMVADLDDDKRETALAFFDYLLGDDVMVPLAETLGYPPATDVTSDDIEALGDYDPSGGERLTFLDPGYEDEHSDEWSEEWESIQSA, encoded by the coding sequence ATGGGAAGTGACTCGGACGAACCGTTCGTCGCACAGGTCACCGGTGGACACTACATCGACACCTATCAGGAGCAGGTGTTTTCGGGGTTCGAAGACGAACACGACGTCGAAGTCGACGTTCACCAGATCAGCGATCAGTTCGATGGCTATCAGCAGATCCAGCAAGGCCAATCCGACGCCGACGTCTCGATCACCTCCGCGAACACGCTGTACATGGGTGCAGATCAAGGGGTCTGGGATTCGATCGACCCGGACGAACTGGAGAACTACGACAATCTCCTCGAGACGTTCAGGAACCCGATTTACGACGCCGGTGACGATGTCCACGGCGTTCCAACGGTGTACGGAACCGTTGGCATGGCCTACAACCGGGACGAACTCGGTGAATTGGACTCCTGGGAGGCGTGCTGGGACGAGGCAAACGACGGGAACATCACGATGCAGGGAACTGACTTCGTCCGCGTGTTTACGACTGCGCTGTACCTCGGGATGGATCCGAACGACATCGAGGAGAACGGTTCCTACGATGAGGGAATGGCGGCGATCTGGGAGTCGGTTCGTGAACAGCGCGATCTGATCTCCAACTACTGGACGACGGGTGACGAACACGTCCGAATGTTCTCCGAGAACGAGGCGTACGTCGGGGAAGCCTGGGGTGGGCGAATCAAAGCCGCTATCGACGACGGTCACGACCACCTCGATTACGTCGTTCCGGAAGAAGGCGCCTACGGCTGGTCTGACAACTGGGTGATGGTTGCCGATCTCGACGACGACAAGCGAGAGACGGCGTTGGCGTTCTTCGATTATCTGTTGGGCGATGACGTAATGGTTCCGCTGGCGGAAACGCTCGGCTACCCGCCGGCGACCGACGTGACGTCCGACGACATCGAAGCACTCGGCGACTACGATCCCTCCGGAGGCGAACGGCTCACCTTCCTCGACCCGGGATACGAGGACGAACACTCCGACGAGTGGTCCGAGGAGTGGGAGAGCATCCAGTCGGCGTAA
- a CDS encoding ArgE/DapE family deacylase, giving the protein MRPTSVDPAVLERVESAVGDCSDELLSFATDLVAIRSIPGNEGPAQERVRERLEAFGLAVEEIHPTDVQGLESHEEYIEPETPYGDRPNLLATRPGTGDGPSLLFNGHVDVVPEGDRDAWSFDPFAGSVEDGRLLGRGASDMKGGVAAMIYAMAALEGAGIELAGDLSINTVIEEEYGGSGGTLASVLAGVDADAVVIPEPTDFDTWIANDGVSYFRVTVEGKGAHAAETDSGVNAVSKLLPIYHALETLHDERKTTVHDELFEEWHEHTVSLNLGTIRGGEWVSSVPDEASLEARISHAPAETRAEIHDVVERTVSEAAAGDPWLAEHPPDVEWFGWRGSSAKVGPDEPIVDAVERVVDDVLGRESHAKGFPGGIDTRFFVNEADTPAICFGPGAYNIHGTDEYLPVEELEELTLALAILAMEWCGYEVDDGE; this is encoded by the coding sequence ATGCGACCCACTAGCGTCGATCCAGCTGTGCTCGAGCGGGTCGAATCTGCCGTCGGGGACTGTAGCGATGAACTCCTCTCATTCGCTACCGATCTCGTGGCGATTCGAAGCATTCCAGGGAACGAGGGCCCCGCCCAGGAACGCGTCCGGGAGCGCCTCGAGGCGTTCGGGCTTGCAGTGGAGGAGATTCATCCAACCGACGTCCAGGGCCTCGAGAGCCACGAGGAGTACATCGAGCCCGAGACGCCGTACGGGGATCGACCGAACCTGCTCGCCACTCGACCGGGAACGGGCGACGGGCCATCGTTGTTGTTCAACGGACACGTCGACGTCGTTCCCGAGGGCGACCGGGACGCCTGGTCGTTCGATCCCTTCGCCGGCTCCGTCGAAGACGGGCGGTTGCTCGGTCGCGGTGCATCGGATATGAAAGGCGGCGTCGCCGCGATGATCTACGCGATGGCGGCCCTGGAGGGTGCCGGGATCGAACTCGCCGGCGACCTGTCGATCAACACCGTCATCGAGGAGGAGTACGGTGGTTCGGGCGGGACGCTCGCGAGCGTCCTCGCGGGTGTCGACGCGGACGCGGTCGTCATCCCCGAACCCACGGACTTCGATACCTGGATCGCAAACGATGGCGTCTCGTACTTCCGGGTGACCGTCGAGGGGAAGGGCGCCCACGCTGCCGAAACGGATTCGGGCGTGAACGCCGTCTCGAAACTCTTGCCGATCTATCACGCACTCGAGACCCTCCACGACGAGCGCAAGACGACCGTTCACGACGAGCTCTTCGAAGAGTGGCACGAACACACCGTCTCGCTCAACCTCGGGACGATCCGCGGTGGCGAGTGGGTCTCGAGCGTTCCCGACGAGGCGTCCCTCGAAGCACGGATCTCACACGCACCCGCGGAGACGCGCGCGGAGATCCACGACGTCGTCGAGCGGACAGTGAGTGAGGCCGCCGCGGGAGATCCGTGGCTCGCGGAACACCCGCCCGACGTCGAGTGGTTCGGCTGGCGCGGGAGTTCGGCGAAGGTCGGCCCGGACGAGCCGATCGTCGACGCCGTCGAACGCGTCGTCGATGACGTTCTCGGACGCGAAAGCCACGCCAAAGGCTTCCCTGGCGGTATCGACACCCGATTTTTCGTCAACGAGGCCGACACGCCGGCGATCTGTTTCGGGCCGGGCGCGTACAACATCCACGGCACCGACGAGTACCTCCCCGTCGAGGAACTCGAGGAACTGACCCTCGCGCTCGCGATCCTCGCGATGGAGTGGTGTGGGTACGAGGTGGACGACGGTGAGTGA
- a CDS encoding AMP-binding protein produces MDTGSEFPPTLPTLFSRALTGRPDRTALITSRDTLSYEALNRRSNAIAHALVDAGIEPGDRVATALSNRLEAPVVDVAIYKAGGARLPINSSLSTTEITYMLTDSGADTMFCEPSLVSDIDGSTDELPLTLRCVVDTDDPADGWQTLADLEHRGESGAPPTVSAEPASIAGHFYTGGTTGEPKGVLYSQSCLSANFVAHLTELGFSETDTGLVSTPLSHSGGTFLQSGLLAGGTVCIQRGFEVEQLVETVTTHDVTWTFLVPTMLYRLLDAGVTGDDVPSLEHVLYGAAPMQSDRLRDALARFGSIFVQFYGQTEVPNLITTLDRRDHARAVDDRDGNGGGDGNDDGDGDARLLRSAGRPCSFVDVRIVDPTTDEEQPAGERGEITVSSPYSFERYHDRPDETAKVLRDGWVHTGDIGRFDEDGYLYLLDRLHNVIVTGGMNVYSSDVETVLGNHPAVADVAVIGVPHEEWGEAVHALVVTHEDEHIDESNLLEFADDRFAGYKKPKSVEIVDDLPTTPLGKLDKQSIRDYYWGDRDRRIG; encoded by the coding sequence ATGGACACTGGGAGCGAGTTTCCACCCACGCTGCCGACGCTGTTTTCACGGGCGCTCACGGGTCGTCCCGATCGAACGGCGCTGATAACGAGTCGCGACACCCTCAGTTACGAAGCGCTCAACCGGCGGTCGAACGCGATCGCACACGCGCTCGTCGACGCGGGGATCGAACCGGGAGACCGAGTGGCAACCGCGTTGTCGAACCGACTTGAGGCCCCGGTCGTCGACGTCGCGATCTACAAAGCTGGTGGGGCACGCCTCCCGATCAATTCCTCCCTGTCGACCACCGAGATCACGTACATGCTGACCGATTCGGGTGCTGATACGATGTTCTGTGAACCCTCACTCGTGTCCGACATCGACGGGTCGACGGACGAACTCCCACTCACACTCAGGTGTGTCGTCGACACTGACGACCCAGCGGACGGCTGGCAAACCCTCGCAGATCTCGAGCACCGAGGTGAGAGCGGGGCACCGCCCACCGTGTCAGCCGAACCAGCATCGATCGCCGGACACTTCTACACCGGTGGCACGACCGGCGAGCCAAAAGGCGTCCTCTACAGCCAGTCGTGTCTCTCGGCGAACTTCGTTGCCCATCTCACCGAACTCGGCTTTTCGGAGACGGATACCGGCCTCGTGTCGACGCCGCTGTCACACTCGGGTGGCACGTTTCTCCAGTCAGGACTGCTTGCCGGCGGAACCGTCTGTATTCAGCGCGGGTTCGAGGTCGAACAACTGGTCGAGACGGTTACGACCCACGACGTGACGTGGACGTTTCTCGTTCCCACGATGCTGTATCGCCTGTTAGACGCCGGCGTAACCGGGGACGACGTCCCATCCCTCGAGCACGTCCTGTACGGGGCTGCGCCAATGCAGTCGGATCGGCTTCGGGACGCACTCGCTCGGTTTGGCTCCATCTTCGTCCAATTTTACGGACAGACCGAGGTGCCAAATCTGATCACGACGCTCGACCGACGCGACCACGCTCGAGCGGTCGACGATAGGGATGGAAACGGCGGTGGCGATGGGAATGACGATGGCGATGGCGACGCCCGGTTGTTGCGCTCGGCTGGCCGACCCTGTTCGTTCGTCGACGTTCGAATCGTCGATCCAACCACCGACGAGGAACAGCCTGCCGGTGAGCGAGGAGAGATCACCGTTTCCTCGCCGTACTCGTTCGAACGGTACCACGACCGGCCCGACGAGACCGCGAAGGTACTCCGAGACGGCTGGGTACACACCGGCGATATCGGTAGATTTGATGAGGACGGCTATCTCTACTTGCTCGATCGACTTCACAACGTGATCGTCACCGGCGGCATGAACGTCTACAGCAGCGACGTCGAGACTGTTCTGGGTAACCATCCAGCAGTCGCCGACGTCGCTGTGATCGGCGTGCCACACGAGGAGTGGGGGGAGGCAGTCCACGCGCTCGTCGTCACACACGAAGATGAACACATCGACGAGTCCAACCTCCTCGAGTTCGCCGACGACCGATTCGCCGGGTACAAAAAGCCGAAGTCGGTCGAAATTGTCGACGACCTTCCGACGACGCCACTGGGGAAACTCGACAAGCAGTCGATTCGAGATTACTACTGGGGGGACAGAGACCGGCGGATTGGCTGA
- a CDS encoding HalOD1 output domain-containing protein, translated as MTPNAVADGGIEIHAAYDEPHAVTTQLVRAVAAIDGVSPSELDSLYDSVDPESVSKLLSHAGEHDCRLSIEFTYEGYTIAVSDSGRIHVRDGALPTERSGESSRE; from the coding sequence ATGACCCCGAACGCAGTTGCCGACGGTGGCATCGAAATCCACGCGGCGTACGACGAACCGCACGCGGTGACGACCCAACTCGTACGTGCGGTCGCAGCGATCGACGGCGTTTCCCCATCCGAACTCGACTCATTGTACGACTCCGTCGACCCCGAATCGGTTTCGAAGCTCCTGTCACACGCTGGCGAACACGATTGCCGGCTGTCCATCGAGTTTACCTACGAGGGATATACCATTGCAGTCAGTGATAGCGGCCGTATTCACGTCCGCGATGGCGCACTACCGACTGAACGCTCTGGGGAATCCTCACGGGAGTGA
- a CDS encoding creatininase family protein, translating to MSEGTDAAPRRYDELTWPEIDEAAERGATVLVPVGATEDHGPHLPLDVDRRIVEAICEPAAAAREDVLLFPTIDHGYLPHHMDYPGGITIGWRTFVDYVIDVCVSLAHHGFEKIVLVNGHGSNHHLLELVTRQVILQYPDVHCAFLSWWQLEEVRDVAAAVREAGPQGSAHAGEMETSIYLHLYPDRVDMDAAVRDVSYPESRHFNNLDLAGETRPEDSTPVTMMEWWSTISETGVMGDATAATAETGELLLEAAVDGLDSVLEEFASHPIREIDDHHTRPTNDRDYDPFRPR from the coding sequence GTGAGTGAGGGTACCGACGCGGCTCCGCGACGGTACGACGAACTCACCTGGCCCGAGATCGACGAGGCAGCAGAGAGGGGAGCGACAGTGCTCGTCCCCGTCGGTGCGACCGAAGATCACGGCCCCCACCTCCCGCTGGACGTCGATCGTCGAATCGTCGAGGCCATCTGTGAGCCAGCTGCCGCCGCACGCGAGGATGTCCTCCTCTTTCCGACGATCGACCACGGGTACCTTCCCCACCACATGGACTACCCGGGTGGGATCACGATCGGCTGGCGGACGTTCGTCGACTACGTCATCGACGTCTGCGTGTCACTGGCCCACCACGGGTTCGAAAAGATCGTGCTGGTCAACGGTCACGGCTCGAACCACCACTTGCTCGAACTCGTCACCCGCCAGGTAATCCTCCAGTACCCAGACGTCCACTGTGCATTCCTCTCGTGGTGGCAACTCGAGGAGGTTCGGGACGTCGCCGCGGCCGTGCGCGAGGCCGGCCCACAGGGGTCAGCCCACGCCGGAGAGATGGAGACCTCGATCTACCTGCATCTGTACCCCGACCGAGTCGACATGGACGCCGCCGTCCGGGACGTTTCCTATCCCGAGAGTCGCCACTTCAACAACCTCGACCTCGCTGGCGAAACTCGCCCCGAGGACTCCACGCCCGTCACGATGATGGAGTGGTGGTCGACGATCTCGGAGACCGGCGTCATGGGGGATGCAACGGCGGCTACCGCAGAGACCGGCGAACTGTTGCTCGAGGCCGCTGTCGATGGACTCGATTCGGTTCTCGAGGAGTTCGCCTCACATCCGATCCGGGAAATCGATGACCACCACACCCGCCCCACGAACGACCGCGACTACGACCCTTTCAGACCACGATGA
- a CDS encoding CoA-transferase subunit beta: MSEEIPTADDPEQPGRSGSEREAATEPGNPLGVDRPHETAEDYTLTELLAVTAAHEIADHETAFIGVGMSLMSGVLAKYTHAPNCQLVTESGYIGSVPPGVVQSISDSVLGVDALVATDQCEIFTDNQRGAFDVGIIGAGQIDSRGNTNSTVVIGDQSYDRPKVRLPGSGGSNDIMTSCGRTVVMMRQKRRAFTTDVDYTTAPGHLEYPGHREELGFVGNGPCAVITDMAVFGFDDDGEMLLESTHPDVSVDDVHDEVQWELRVADDVGTTREPTRAEVAMLRTIDPADVVLRGTDYVYEVGFEEWSETVLEHWRRLQPIQDE, translated from the coding sequence ATGAGCGAAGAGATTCCCACGGCGGACGATCCCGAACAGCCTGGACGATCCGGGAGCGAACGGGAAGCCGCGACCGAACCGGGCAACCCCCTCGGCGTCGATCGACCCCACGAGACCGCCGAGGACTACACGCTCACCGAACTCCTCGCCGTCACGGCGGCCCACGAGATCGCCGATCACGAAACGGCGTTCATCGGCGTCGGCATGTCGTTGATGTCGGGCGTCCTCGCGAAGTACACCCACGCGCCGAACTGCCAGCTCGTGACCGAGTCGGGGTACATCGGCTCCGTCCCACCGGGGGTCGTCCAGTCTATCTCCGACAGCGTCCTCGGCGTCGACGCGCTCGTGGCGACCGATCAGTGCGAAATTTTCACTGATAACCAGCGCGGCGCATTCGACGTGGGCATCATCGGCGCGGGACAGATAGATAGTCGCGGCAATACGAACTCCACGGTAGTGATCGGTGACCAGAGCTACGACCGACCGAAGGTACGCCTCCCCGGTTCCGGCGGGAGCAACGACATCATGACCTCTTGCGGTCGAACCGTCGTGATGATGCGCCAGAAGCGCCGGGCGTTCACCACCGACGTGGACTACACAACCGCACCGGGCCACCTCGAGTACCCCGGCCACCGCGAGGAACTCGGCTTCGTCGGCAACGGCCCCTGTGCAGTCATCACCGACATGGCGGTCTTCGGATTCGACGACGACGGCGAGATGCTACTCGAGAGTACACACCCCGACGTCTCCGTCGACGACGTCCACGACGAGGTGCAGTGGGAACTGCGAGTGGCCGACGACGTGGGAACGACCCGAGAGCCGACGCGGGCGGAGGTCGCGATGTTGCGAACCATCGATCCGGCCGACGTCGTGCTCCGGGGCACGGACTACGTTTACGAAGTGGGTTTCGAGGAGTGGAGCGAAACCGTCCTCGAGCACTGGCGTCGACTCCAACCGATTCAGGACGAGTGA